A region of Sphingobium baderi DNA encodes the following proteins:
- a CDS encoding sensor histidine kinase — MQTVLSAESRTGPGAVTLWRQCVDLLAQHDRSERPMPADDREALLGRLTNLRFQLTEAQRIATVVELGSRLSSPTLVEFFSNDRPSIAAAAMARARLADDGWASLLPRLTPTARGVLRGRRDIGPETRRALESFGAADLVLTTERDDAFPAQAMLLTPEMAIRAAEVDAPDTDVIRPDGKSQIRNLVDRIQRFTRTKRQSVPSETSDPETATRSFAFETDANGTIIWVDQRPRTALIGLALNEAALDGGSGPDGHVAGAFARRSGFRHGRYQIVGGTLAGEWRLSATPFFDPRSGRFQGYRGQARRPYIHEVAIPSDTALASVAGFPADSLRQLVHELRTPLNAILGFAEIIEQELFGAAGPNYRDMAGKIAVDARHLLTAFDELDLAARTHRNDGVNTPHVIDPALLISQVVGRFCDQSHGTDSRVDIQLSPDLPSVRIDPAQGERMVQHLLRTLISVTPPGENVTGACWFKPDGAAGQVMLAFDRPSSLKGMEEKELLDPGYTAEGDWADGPLLGLGFSLRLIRSLATGCGATLEIEEERLLLSVPALARPEDQLGQA, encoded by the coding sequence ATGCAAACGGTGCTGTCCGCTGAAAGCAGAACCGGCCCGGGGGCGGTAACCCTCTGGCGCCAGTGCGTGGACCTGCTCGCTCAGCATGATAGAAGCGAACGCCCCATGCCTGCGGATGACCGGGAAGCCCTGCTGGGGCGCTTGACGAATCTGCGCTTCCAATTGACCGAGGCCCAAAGGATTGCGACGGTCGTGGAATTGGGATCCCGGCTGTCCTCTCCGACATTGGTGGAGTTTTTCTCCAATGACCGGCCTTCTATTGCCGCCGCAGCCATGGCTCGCGCCCGGCTGGCCGATGATGGCTGGGCTTCCTTGCTGCCTCGCCTGACTCCTACGGCGCGCGGTGTTCTTCGTGGACGGCGTGACATTGGCCCCGAAACCCGACGCGCGCTGGAATCCTTTGGCGCGGCCGATCTGGTGCTGACGACTGAGCGTGATGATGCCTTTCCGGCTCAGGCCATGTTGCTGACACCGGAAATGGCGATCCGCGCAGCCGAGGTGGACGCGCCCGACACGGACGTAATTCGCCCCGACGGGAAAAGTCAGATTCGCAATCTGGTGGATCGAATCCAGCGTTTCACGAGGACGAAACGGCAATCCGTCCCTTCGGAGACTTCGGATCCCGAAACAGCGACACGGTCGTTCGCCTTTGAAACCGATGCCAACGGTACGATCATCTGGGTCGATCAAAGGCCGCGTACTGCGCTTATCGGCCTTGCCCTGAATGAGGCAGCGTTGGACGGCGGGAGTGGCCCCGATGGGCATGTAGCGGGCGCTTTTGCGCGGCGTAGCGGTTTTCGTCATGGCCGATACCAGATTGTCGGAGGAACTCTGGCCGGGGAATGGCGACTGTCGGCAACGCCCTTCTTCGATCCCAGATCGGGCCGATTCCAAGGATATCGGGGTCAGGCACGCCGTCCCTATATTCATGAGGTCGCGATCCCATCTGACACGGCATTGGCTTCGGTCGCCGGATTTCCGGCAGATTCCCTGCGTCAACTGGTTCATGAGTTGAGGACGCCGCTCAACGCGATCCTGGGATTTGCAGAAATCATCGAACAAGAACTTTTCGGCGCCGCAGGACCGAATTATCGCGATATGGCTGGCAAGATTGCCGTCGACGCGCGGCATTTGCTCACTGCATTCGATGAATTGGATCTGGCTGCAAGGACGCACCGAAATGACGGGGTGAACACGCCGCATGTCATTGATCCCGCGCTTTTAATCTCGCAGGTGGTGGGGCGCTTTTGCGATCAATCCCATGGGACGGATTCTCGCGTCGACATTCAACTGTCCCCTGATCTTCCCTCGGTACGGATTGATCCGGCTCAGGGGGAAAGGATGGTGCAGCATCTGCTGCGGACGTTGATTTCCGTCACCCCACCCGGAGAGAATGTGACAGGCGCCTGTTGGTTTAAGCCGGACGGCGCGGCGGGGCAGGTGATGCTCGCCTTTGATCGACCATCCTCGCTTAAAGGGATGGAAGAGAAGGAGTTGCTGGACCCCGGCTATACGGCGGAGGGGGATTGGGCGGATGGTCCGTTGCTTGGCCTTGGCTTTTCGCTCCGGTTGATTCGCAGCCTTGCGACAGGTTGTGGCGCCACGCTGGAAATCGAAGAGGAGCGGCTGCTCCTGTCCGTGCCCGCGCTGGCCCGGCCGGAAGATCAACTGGGGCAGGCCTAG
- a CDS encoding Lrp/AsnC family transcriptional regulator produces MASPNIDDIDLQILGELQNDGRMTNVELARKVGLTAPPCLRRVRALEEAGAITSYHAVVDPAMLGYMITVFAMVSLRSQAEADLKAFEDHIATLPEVRECHMLNGEIDFILKVVAKDLQSFQQFLTSKLTPAPNVVSVKTSLTIRTAKNRPGVPLRV; encoded by the coding sequence ATGGCGAGCCCGAATATCGACGACATCGATCTGCAAATTCTGGGGGAGTTGCAGAATGATGGCAGGATGACCAATGTGGAACTCGCCCGGAAAGTGGGATTAACGGCGCCCCCGTGCCTGCGTCGTGTTCGCGCGCTGGAGGAAGCCGGGGCCATTACATCTTATCATGCTGTGGTCGACCCGGCGATGCTGGGCTATATGATTACGGTATTCGCCATGGTGAGCCTTCGCAGCCAGGCAGAGGCCGATCTGAAAGCTTTTGAGGACCATATCGCGACCCTGCCCGAAGTGCGTGAATGTCATATGCTGAATGGTGAAATAGACTTTATTTTGAAGGTCGTGGCGAAGGATCTTCAGAGTTTTCAGCAGTTCCTTACATCAAAGCTGACTCCTGCGCCGAATGTGGTGAGCGTGAAAACCTCGCTCACCATTCGGACCGCCAAGAATCGGCCGGGCGTTCCCCTGCGCGTCTAA